Genomic window (Melioribacteraceae bacterium):
GTGCAATGGTTACTTCTATTGATAAAGTTTACAAGGCAGAAAGAATAGCCAAAGAATTAAAAGATGGAAAAATAAAAAAATAATTTAAATGTATTATAATTAGAGGGTTGTTTCGAATAATCACAATTTGAAACAGCCCTTTTTTATTTCGAAAAGTTCATCTAGAAATTATATATTTATTCCCGGAAATCATTCCCAAATACCATAAGGAAAAACTATGAAAACTCGAAATACTCTCCTTATTTCAATAATATTTTTATCATTAACAAGTCTGCAGATTAATGCTCAATCAATCTATGAGCCTGTAGATATTTCAAAAGTGAAATCATCTTTAAAGGAATTTGGAACAATGTGGACTTTCGACAGCGTTCCAATTGATTATTATGAAAAAGAGTATGGTTTTCGCCCAACACAAGAATGGCTTGATAAAGTAAGATTATCGGCACTTCAATTCGCAAATTGGTGCTCAGCCTCCTTTGTATCGGAGGATGGATTAATACTCACCAATCATCATTGCGGTCGGCAAGTTCTCCAACCACTTTCACCAGAAGGTAAGGATTATTTAAGAGATGGTTATTATGCCGAAAGTTTGGATAAAGAACCCAAAATTCCAAACATATATTTTGATCAACTAATAATGATTCAAGATGTTTCGAGTGAAATTATAGACGCCATGAATTTGGGTAAAACTACCAAGGAAAAGGTCGAAAAAAGAGATTTGAAAATAAGAGAAATTGAATCGAAGTATTCAAATGAAACAAAACTTGTCTGCAAGGTAGTTCAGCTTTATAATGGTGGAAAGTTTTCGCTTTATGGATACAAGAGATATAATGATATAAGATTAGTTATGGCGCCCGATTTTCAAATTGCTTCCACAGGCTGGGATTGGGATAATTTTACTTATCCAAGGTATGAATTGGATTTTATGTTTTTTAGAGCTTATGAAAATAATAAGCCGGTAAAAACCGAAAACTATTTTAAGTTCAGTATAAAAGGCGCGGATGAAGGGGAGCTTGTTTTTGTAATAGGCAGACCCGGAAGTACACAAAGACAATTATCTGTCGCTCAGCTCGAATATTTCAGAGATAAAACTTATAAATATAATCTCTCGATGATGAACGGGTTATATGATGTTTATTTTGAGCTATTTCAAAAGTATCCCGAGCGCTATTCGGAACTTTTAAATATGGTTATGAGTATCGGAAATGGAAGAAAGTCGATTGCCGGAAGATATATGGCATTACGAGATGAATATATTATGACCAAAAAAAGAGATTTTGAGAATCAAATAAAAGAAAAAGTATTCTCAGATAAATCTATGAAGGAAAAGTATGGACATATTTGGGAGGGGATTGCAAATGCAGTTGCCGAGCAGAGAAAAATAATTGACGATCTGGCAGCATTCTCGCTTCAATCTAGAAGCAGATCGATCTACTATGAAATTGCTGAAAAAGTAATGAAGTATGCTTCACAAATGAAATTGAGTGAGAGTGATAGAGATCCCGATTATAAAAGTGATAAGATTAACTCTACACGTCAAAGTATTTTCCCTAAAGGGATTGATGTGGATTTTCAGAAAAAACTACTTCGAGCTCAGGCAAATTATATAAGGTCAATTTTAGGCGACGATAATTCCTTTATTCAACAGATGTATAATGGCAACATAGATAATGCCGCGGCTGATTATTTAATTACTAAATCACAATTAACTTCTGAAGAAAAATTAAATGAACTATTCAAACTATCTCCGGATGAAATACTAAACAGCGATGATCCATTTATTAAATTTTTATCGGTTTCAAAAGAGAAATTAAGTGTGCTTCGCCCCAAAATGATGGAGGCAGAAAATACTATCACAGTACTAAATCAACTGCTTGGCGAAGTAATTTATATGGTATATGGAGATCAAATTCCTCCGGATGCTACCAGTACTCTTAGAATTTCCGAGGGGCGAGTTGAAGGTTATGAATATAATGGAACAGTTGCCCCAAGTAAAACAACATATTTTGGATTATGGGATAGATGGAATTCTTTTGGACGGAAAAATTATCCGTGGGGACTGCATCCACAGTGGCAAAAAATTCCGGAAGGTTTCGATCTTTCAGTTCCAATTGGATTTGCCTCATCGAATGATATTGTAGGAGGTAACTCCGGAAGCGCTTTAATTAATGTTAATAGAGAGGTCGTTGGAATTGCTCATGATGGAAATTTAGAGAGTCTGGCAGGCGATTTTATTTTTCTAAAGCAAAATAACAGAACAGTATCTACCGATTCATGGGGATTGGTCGAATCGTTGAAACACATTTTTAAAACAAAAAGACTGGTTCAAGAATTAGAAACCGGCAAATTATAACAACAAAGAGGAAAGGAATATGAATGCAGCAAGAAGCAAAAGTGTTTCGATTTTCTCCGTGCGATGGCTCATGCCATTTAAATAGTGAAAGGAATCTATGCGTGAGCTGTTTTCGTACAATTGAAGAAATTATTTCATGGCATTCATACACACAAGAGTTTAAAGAATTAGTATATAAAAAAATTGAAGAAAGGAGATTATCTTTTCAAAGTAGGACTACTAAGTAAGTGGAATTAAAAGAAGGATTTGTACACGTATATACCGGAGATGGAAAAGGAAAATCCACAGCAGCTATTGGGCTAGCCGTGCGTGCTGCAGGAGCCGGGTTGAAGTCATACATAATTCAGTTTATGAAGGATTATGACTATAGTGAATTGAAAATTCTTAAGTCGCTTCATGAATTTATTGAAATGGATAAAGTTGGAAAAGATGACTTTGTTTTTAGAAAAGAACCAGCCCCAAGAGAAGAGATAGAATTAGCGGCAAATGCATTAATTAATGCTGAGATTAAAATGTTGGGTGGAGAATATGATTTGATTATTCTAGATGAAGCATGTGTTGCTATTTACTTTGGAATATTAAAGGAAGAAGAAATACTACAGTTTATC
Coding sequences:
- a CDS encoding DUF1289 domain-containing protein — its product is MQQEAKVFRFSPCDGSCHLNSERNLCVSCFRTIEEIISWHSYTQEFKELVYKKIEERRLSFQSRTTK
- a CDS encoding cob(I)yrinic acid a,c-diamide adenosyltransferase; the encoded protein is MELKEGFVHVYTGDGKGKSTAAIGLAVRAAGAGLKSYIIQFMKDYDYSELKILKSLHEFIEMDKVGKDDFVFRKEPAPREEIELAANALINAEIKMLGGEYDLIILDEACVAIYFGILKEEEILQFINKKPKEVELVITGRYCPSSIIAKADLVTDMKEIKHYYQKGIVSRKGIDC
- a CDS encoding S46 family peptidase, whose product is MKTRNTLLISIIFLSLTSLQINAQSIYEPVDISKVKSSLKEFGTMWTFDSVPIDYYEKEYGFRPTQEWLDKVRLSALQFANWCSASFVSEDGLILTNHHCGRQVLQPLSPEGKDYLRDGYYAESLDKEPKIPNIYFDQLIMIQDVSSEIIDAMNLGKTTKEKVEKRDLKIREIESKYSNETKLVCKVVQLYNGGKFSLYGYKRYNDIRLVMAPDFQIASTGWDWDNFTYPRYELDFMFFRAYENNKPVKTENYFKFSIKGADEGELVFVIGRPGSTQRQLSVAQLEYFRDKTYKYNLSMMNGLYDVYFELFQKYPERYSELLNMVMSIGNGRKSIAGRYMALRDEYIMTKKRDFENQIKEKVFSDKSMKEKYGHIWEGIANAVAEQRKIIDDLAAFSLQSRSRSIYYEIAEKVMKYASQMKLSESDRDPDYKSDKINSTRQSIFPKGIDVDFQKKLLRAQANYIRSILGDDNSFIQQMYNGNIDNAAADYLITKSQLTSEEKLNELFKLSPDEILNSDDPFIKFLSVSKEKLSVLRPKMMEAENTITVLNQLLGEVIYMVYGDQIPPDATSTLRISEGRVEGYEYNGTVAPSKTTYFGLWDRWNSFGRKNYPWGLHPQWQKIPEGFDLSVPIGFASSNDIVGGNSGSALINVNREVVGIAHDGNLESLAGDFIFLKQNNRTVSTDSWGLVESLKHIFKTKRLVQELETGKL